In Streptomyces sp. NBC_00878, a single window of DNA contains:
- a CDS encoding endo-beta-N-acetylglucosaminidase H — protein MSTPVRSRILTAALALSAMTALALGATATTGAAAAPAPAKQGPTSVAYVEVNNNSMLNVGKYTLANDGANVFDVAVIFAANINYDTGTKAATLYFNDNVKRVLDNAATQIRPLQQKGIKVVLSVLGNHQGAGFANFPSQQAASTFAKQLSDTVAKYGLDGIDFDDEYADYGNNGTGQPNASSFVYLVSALRANMPNKIISLYNIGPAASRLSYGGVNISSKFDYAWNPYYGTWQVPGIALPKSKLSPAAVQIGGTSQSTAANLARRTVSEGYGVYLTYNLDGANRSADVSAFTRELYGSDARYTP, from the coding sequence ATGTCCACTCCGGTGCGGAGCAGAATACTGACGGCCGCGCTCGCGCTCTCGGCCATGACGGCCCTCGCCTTAGGCGCGACCGCCACGACCGGCGCGGCAGCGGCCCCCGCTCCCGCGAAACAGGGACCAACCTCGGTGGCGTACGTCGAGGTGAACAACAACAGCATGCTGAACGTCGGCAAGTACACCCTCGCCAACGACGGCGCCAACGTCTTCGACGTCGCCGTGATCTTCGCCGCGAACATCAACTACGACACGGGCACGAAGGCGGCGACCCTGTACTTCAACGACAACGTGAAACGCGTCCTCGACAACGCCGCCACGCAGATACGGCCGTTGCAGCAGAAGGGCATCAAGGTCGTCCTCTCGGTGCTCGGCAACCACCAGGGCGCGGGCTTCGCCAACTTCCCGTCCCAACAGGCGGCTTCGACGTTCGCGAAACAACTGTCGGACACCGTGGCCAAATACGGCCTCGACGGCATCGACTTCGACGACGAGTACGCCGACTACGGCAACAACGGCACCGGCCAGCCCAACGCCAGCTCGTTCGTGTACCTGGTGTCGGCACTGCGCGCCAACATGCCGAACAAGATCATCAGCCTCTACAACATCGGCCCGGCCGCGTCGCGCCTGTCCTACGGCGGCGTCAACATCTCGTCCAAGTTCGACTACGCCTGGAACCCGTACTACGGCACCTGGCAGGTCCCCGGCATCGCACTGCCCAAGTCGAAACTGTCGCCGGCGGCCGTCCAGATCGGCGGGACCTCGCAAAGCACGGCCGCCAACCTCGCCCGCCGCACGGTCAGTGAGGGGTACGGCGTCTATCTGACGTACAACCTCGACGGCGCCAATCGCAGCGCCGATGTCTCCGCGTTCACCAGGGAGCTGTACGGCAGTGACGCCCGCTACACGCCGTAG
- a CDS encoding HAMP domain-containing sensor histidine kinase, producing MRLVPRGLRARITVSVALLVTVVVALAGLAIVTRIDHRDRTDVDRQLTARAEKVQQDADKLLEEGDHHSGDEGQDDYGGLLTGSQSLVRVISGRQVIAQRGETPRSALPVPERDGYATLQSDGQTWRSLTEPLNNTGDRVELLQDIHPIERRLADNIALVAAVTLLAAAVTAIGTWLITRLLLHPLQRLRAGALAISADVTGPALPAVDRPREVADLSHALNAMLDQLRTSMEATRRFTADAGHELRTPLTTLGMTLETLQRNPDLPEPQRTRALEAMRAEHRRITTLLTGLQSLARGDAHALPGRTPVDLTALLAEAVQHAARRHPTITYRLGPAAPVTIQGWPAGLRLAVDNLLDNAALHGRAEGNVDIGLSRQGATLRIAVSDDGPGIAPDQRQAMKERFTRGARTHAPGSGLGLALVEQQAQLHHGTLHLGQSPSGGLQAIVSLPSAPDPGLDVDDSGPTGAPVG from the coding sequence GTGAGGCTCGTACCGCGCGGTCTGCGCGCCCGGATCACCGTCTCGGTCGCGCTCCTTGTGACGGTGGTGGTCGCGCTCGCGGGACTGGCCATCGTCACCCGCATCGACCACCGCGACCGCACCGACGTCGACCGCCAGCTCACGGCCCGCGCCGAGAAGGTTCAGCAGGACGCCGACAAACTTCTGGAGGAGGGCGACCACCACAGCGGCGATGAGGGCCAGGACGACTACGGGGGCCTGCTGACCGGCAGTCAGAGTCTGGTCCGCGTCATCTCAGGCAGACAGGTGATCGCTCAGCGCGGCGAGACCCCGCGGTCTGCCCTGCCCGTGCCCGAACGGGACGGCTACGCCACCCTCCAGAGCGACGGCCAGACCTGGCGCTCCCTCACCGAGCCCCTGAACAACACCGGCGACCGGGTCGAACTGCTCCAGGACATCCACCCGATCGAACGCCGCCTCGCCGACAACATCGCCCTCGTCGCCGCGGTCACACTGCTCGCCGCCGCGGTCACCGCCATCGGTACCTGGCTCATCACCCGGCTTCTTCTCCACCCTCTGCAGCGGTTGCGCGCGGGTGCTCTGGCCATCAGTGCCGATGTCACCGGGCCCGCTCTGCCCGCTGTCGACCGGCCCCGGGAGGTCGCCGACCTCTCGCACGCCCTGAACGCCATGCTCGACCAACTGCGCACCAGCATGGAAGCCACCCGTCGCTTCACCGCGGACGCGGGACACGAACTGCGTACCCCTCTGACCACACTCGGGATGACCCTGGAGACCCTTCAGCGCAACCCGGACCTCCCCGAACCCCAGCGCACCCGGGCCCTGGAAGCCATGCGTGCCGAACACCGCCGGATCACCACTCTCCTCACCGGGCTCCAGTCCCTGGCCCGCGGCGACGCCCACGCGCTTCCCGGCCGCACTCCGGTCGACCTGACCGCGCTGCTGGCCGAGGCCGTCCAGCATGCCGCCCGACGGCACCCCACCATCACGTACCGCCTGGGACCCGCGGCCCCGGTGACGATCCAGGGTTGGCCGGCCGGGCTTCGGCTCGCCGTCGACAACCTCCTGGACAACGCCGCTCTCCACGGCCGCGCCGAGGGAAACGTCGACATCGGGCTGTCCCGCCAAGGCGCCACGCTCCGGATCGCCGTCAGCGACGACGGCCCCGGCATCGCGCCCGACCAGCGCCAGGCCATGAAGGAGCGCTTCACGCGCGGGGCACGCACCCACGCCCCTGGCTCCGGTCTCGGCCTCGCCCTGGTCGAGCAGCAGGCCCAACTCCACCACGGGACACTCCACCTCGGACAGAGCCCCAGCGGAGGACTCCAGGCGATCGTCAGCCTTCCCTCGGCGCCCGATCCCGGCCTCGACGTCGACGACTCCGGGCCGACCGGGGCTCCGGTGGGATGA
- a CDS encoding response regulator transcription factor: MAEAGRTPEVLVVDDDPGVRQALDLGLGLEGFALRLAEDGETALEQVAVRLPSVIVLDVTMPGLSGVDVVRRLRADGRTLPVCMLSARDEVDDRVAGLAAGADDYVVKPFSIAELAARLHAMVRLHESTAERPLVIGDVTIEPARRTASRAGRDLKLTAREFDLLLALAHRPGQVLSRTQLLEQVWGYTWDVDTNVVDVFIGYLRKKLEADGSPRVLRTVRGIGFALRTGS, encoded by the coding sequence ATGGCAGAAGCGGGCCGGACCCCTGAGGTGCTGGTCGTGGACGACGACCCGGGCGTGCGCCAGGCCCTGGATCTGGGGCTGGGGCTCGAGGGCTTCGCCCTGCGGCTCGCCGAGGACGGCGAGACGGCACTGGAGCAGGTTGCCGTGCGGCTGCCGTCGGTGATCGTGCTGGACGTGACCATGCCGGGCCTGTCCGGTGTCGACGTGGTGCGCAGGCTGCGGGCCGACGGCCGGACGCTGCCGGTGTGCATGCTCTCCGCCCGCGACGAGGTCGACGACCGGGTCGCCGGACTCGCGGCGGGCGCGGACGACTACGTCGTCAAGCCGTTCTCGATCGCCGAGCTCGCCGCCCGCCTGCACGCCATGGTCCGCCTGCACGAGTCCACCGCCGAGCGGCCCCTGGTCATAGGCGACGTGACGATCGAACCCGCCCGCCGCACCGCCTCCCGTGCCGGGCGGGATCTGAAGCTGACGGCCCGCGAGTTCGATCTGCTGCTCGCGCTCGCGCACCGGCCCGGGCAGGTCCTCTCCCGCACCCAGCTCCTTGAGCAGGTGTGGGGGTACACCTGGGACGTGGACACCAACGTGGTGGACGTCTTCATCGGCTATCTGCGCAAGAAGCTCGAAGCCGACGGCAGCCCCCGCGTCCTGCGGACGGTGCGCGGGATCGGCTTCGCCCTGCGGACCGGATCGTGA
- a CDS encoding ferredoxin reductase family protein produces the protein MTLSTELPRGHRESPARGRRRGFTLADPLGALAILSAVAVLALWVMNQGGPLSLTTTDRAIGSLGLLTGLLASDLMILQVVLLARIPWVERSWGHDLLTRRHRWIGFASFWLMIAHVVLFAVERAVREPAAVLDALVRVFITDSWMLFATVGTILLIMVVVTSIRAARRRLRYESWHLLHLYSYAGIAATFPHTFVDGADFHETWIRVYWWCLYGFAFAVTLLYRIALPVWRSFHHRLRVESVVTEAPGTVSVTLTGHRLDRMRTASGQFFVWRFLDGPGWSRGNPYTLSAAPTRDRLRITIKAAGDGSARAAQLRPGTRALIEGPYGTLTARRRTRPRMLLIAAGIGITPMRALIEDTAYAPGETTLIYRYGEDQHAVFADELRAIAARRGVELIFLPGPRRADTSWQAAGPAHFDDDTQVLRNLVPDIARCDIYVCGPPAWITAVRKAARGAGAHRDQVHTEEFAW, from the coding sequence ATGACCCTCTCCACCGAACTGCCCCGCGGGCACCGTGAGTCGCCCGCCCGAGGCCGCAGGCGGGGCTTCACCCTGGCCGACCCGCTCGGCGCCCTGGCGATCCTGTCCGCGGTCGCGGTCCTCGCCCTGTGGGTGATGAACCAGGGCGGCCCCCTCAGCCTCACCACCACCGACCGGGCCATCGGCTCCCTCGGCCTGCTCACCGGTCTCCTGGCCTCCGACCTGATGATCCTTCAGGTCGTTCTGCTCGCCCGGATCCCCTGGGTCGAACGCTCCTGGGGCCACGACCTGCTCACCCGACGGCACCGCTGGATCGGCTTCGCCTCGTTCTGGCTGATGATCGCCCATGTCGTCCTGTTCGCCGTCGAACGCGCGGTACGTGAACCCGCCGCGGTGCTCGACGCGCTGGTGCGGGTGTTCATCACCGACTCGTGGATGCTGTTCGCCACCGTCGGCACCATCCTGCTGATCATGGTGGTGGTCACCTCGATCCGCGCCGCCCGCCGCCGACTGCGCTACGAGTCCTGGCACCTGCTGCACCTGTACTCGTACGCGGGGATCGCCGCGACCTTCCCCCATACGTTCGTCGACGGCGCCGACTTCCACGAGACCTGGATCCGCGTCTACTGGTGGTGCTTGTACGGCTTTGCGTTCGCCGTCACTCTCCTCTACCGCATCGCCCTGCCCGTCTGGCGCTCCTTCCACCACCGCCTGCGCGTCGAATCCGTCGTCACCGAGGCGCCCGGCACCGTGTCCGTCACGCTCACGGGCCACCGCCTGGACAGGATGAGGACCGCCTCCGGCCAGTTCTTCGTCTGGCGCTTCCTCGACGGCCCCGGCTGGAGCCGCGGCAACCCCTACACCCTCTCCGCCGCCCCGACCCGCGACCGACTGCGTATCACCATCAAGGCGGCCGGTGACGGCAGCGCCCGCGCGGCCCAACTCCGCCCCGGCACCAGGGCGTTGATCGAGGGCCCCTACGGAACCCTCACCGCCCGTCGGCGCACCCGGCCCCGCATGCTCCTGATCGCCGCCGGTATCGGCATCACCCCCATGCGCGCCCTGATCGAGGACACCGCCTACGCCCCCGGCGAGACCACCCTCATCTACCGCTACGGCGAAGACCAGCACGCCGTCTTCGCCGACGAACTCCGGGCGATCGCCGCCCGCCGCGGCGTCGAGCTGATCTTCCTGCCGGGGCCGCGCCGCGCCGACACCTCCTGGCAGGCCGCGGGGCCGGCCCACTTCGACGACGACACCCAAGTCCTCAGGAACCTCGTACCCGACATCGCCCGCTGCGACATCTACGTCTGCGGCCCGCCCGCCTGGATCACCGCCGTCCGTAAGGCCGCACGCGGCGCCGGCGCGCACCGCGACCAGGTCCACACCGAGGAGTTCGCCTGGTAA
- a CDS encoding MFS transporter, with protein sequence MTIDRNLSAANTQKRVRPMRVATASFIGTAIEWYDYFIYGMAAALAFGPLFFPSVSPAAGTLAAFATYSVGFAARPIGGIIMGHFGDRVGRKSMLVISLLTMGIATVGIGLLPTYETVGVWAPVLLVTLRFIQGLGVGGEWGGAVLMAVEHAPDRKKAFYGSFPQMGVPGGLIIANLAFLSLTNSLSNEAFLAWGWRIPFLASAVMVVAGLVIRLTISESPEFQAVKKSDSEQRMPLVTVLRESWKEVLLSAGAFIGINAVGYIFMAYLLSYTTAVLGLSRNLILTFTLIASLVWLAVIPWASALSDRHGRRKILTVGSVGLVVSTILLFPMINTADSALILISLLITAVFMGIVYGPIAALFSELFKAEVRYSGASLGYQLGSILGGGIAPTVATGLYTSWGSTVPISLYLTGVTLISLGCVWVVTRRTG encoded by the coding sequence GTGACCATCGATCGAAATCTCTCCGCGGCGAACACACAGAAGCGGGTCCGCCCGATGCGGGTGGCCACAGCCAGCTTCATCGGAACCGCAATCGAGTGGTACGACTACTTCATCTACGGCATGGCCGCGGCCCTCGCGTTCGGGCCGCTGTTCTTCCCTTCCGTCTCCCCGGCCGCGGGAACGCTGGCGGCGTTCGCCACGTATTCGGTCGGATTCGCGGCCCGCCCCATCGGCGGGATCATCATGGGTCACTTCGGCGACCGGGTCGGCCGTAAGTCCATGCTGGTGATCTCCCTGCTCACCATGGGGATCGCCACCGTGGGGATCGGGCTGCTTCCGACCTACGAGACCGTCGGCGTCTGGGCGCCGGTTCTGCTGGTGACCCTGCGGTTCATCCAGGGACTCGGGGTCGGCGGAGAATGGGGCGGGGCCGTACTCATGGCCGTCGAGCATGCCCCGGACCGCAAGAAGGCGTTCTACGGAAGCTTTCCGCAGATGGGCGTGCCTGGCGGGCTCATCATCGCCAACCTGGCATTCCTGTCCCTCACGAACAGTCTCAGCAACGAGGCGTTCCTCGCCTGGGGTTGGCGTATCCCGTTCCTGGCGAGCGCCGTCATGGTCGTGGCCGGACTGGTGATTCGTCTCACCATCTCCGAAAGCCCCGAATTCCAGGCGGTGAAGAAGTCGGACTCCGAGCAACGGATGCCGCTCGTCACCGTGTTGCGAGAGAGCTGGAAGGAAGTACTCCTGTCCGCCGGGGCCTTCATCGGTATCAACGCGGTCGGCTATATCTTCATGGCCTACCTGTTGTCCTACACCACGGCCGTGCTGGGGCTGAGCAGGAATCTCATCCTCACCTTCACCCTCATCGCGTCCCTGGTGTGGCTCGCGGTCATCCCCTGGGCTTCCGCCCTCTCGGACCGGCACGGCCGACGGAAGATACTCACGGTGGGTTCCGTAGGACTCGTCGTTTCCACGATCCTGCTGTTCCCCATGATCAATACCGCCGACTCCGCCCTGATCCTGATCTCCCTCCTCATAACGGCTGTGTTCATGGGCATTGTCTACGGGCCGATAGCGGCGCTGTTCTCGGAACTCTTCAAGGCCGAAGTGCGCTACAGCGGGGCTTCGCTCGGCTACCAGCTGGGATCGATCCTGGGCGGCGGCATCGCCCCGACCGTGGCGACGGGTCTCTACACGAGCTGGGGATCGACCGTACCCATCAGCCTGTATCTCACAGGGGTGACCCTGATCAGCCTCGGCTGCGTGTGGGTGGTCACCCGCCGGACGGGCTGA
- a CDS encoding TetR/AcrR family transcriptional regulator, which produces MNDGSRSASAKDGGRPLRRDAALNRERILRAAREIFGRRGLGVTLDDVAHEAGVGVGTVYRRFPTKEALVRALFEQDLELRQLSAKKALAHPDPWQGFVDFLTDMTADLAGNRGLNEVIMLGSHSSGPIEAARGGMLPFLEALIHRAQESGDLRAEVTASDIPVIQQMLSAAAQFTQGKRPEIWRRYIEILLDGLRQRPGNRPLTTESLGNETVEELMGLAARPTPAQE; this is translated from the coding sequence ATGAATGACGGTTCCCGGTCCGCGAGTGCGAAGGACGGCGGCCGTCCCCTGCGGCGCGATGCCGCTCTCAACCGGGAGAGGATCCTGCGTGCCGCACGCGAGATCTTCGGCCGGCGCGGACTGGGAGTCACGCTCGACGACGTGGCCCATGAAGCCGGAGTCGGCGTCGGTACGGTGTATCGCCGCTTCCCTACCAAGGAAGCCCTCGTACGGGCATTGTTCGAGCAGGATCTCGAGCTGCGGCAGCTCTCCGCGAAGAAGGCCCTCGCGCATCCCGATCCATGGCAGGGGTTCGTCGACTTCCTGACGGATATGACCGCTGACCTGGCCGGGAATCGCGGCCTCAATGAAGTGATCATGCTGGGCAGTCACAGTTCCGGGCCCATCGAGGCGGCGCGGGGTGGGATGCTCCCCTTCCTGGAGGCCTTGATCCACCGCGCCCAGGAGAGCGGAGACCTCCGTGCGGAGGTGACCGCTTCCGACATCCCCGTCATCCAGCAGATGCTCAGTGCCGCCGCCCAGTTCACGCAGGGCAAGCGGCCCGAAATCTGGCGCCGCTACATCGAGATCCTGCTGGACGGCCTCCGGCAGCGCCCCGGCAATCGGCCGCTGACGACGGAGAGTCTGGGCAACGAGACGGTGGAGGAGCTGATGGGCCTGGCGGCCAGGCCCACCCCGGCCCAGGAGTAG
- a CDS encoding DUF998 domain-containing protein, translating into MPRTKWLPLGAVVLVVNAVQWVVAEAITAAAWTSPPYSYARNYISDLGVADCGTRFQGRELCSPDHALMNTSFMLEGILFATGVLLLAGLVEGRARRVIIALALAHGVGMVLIGLFHGTADGPAFGTALHVGGAGIGILCANTLAILAGALRGLGLPTAYRIFSVTVGALGLVSVALVGVSVSTAGAFERGSVYSWLLWSVVTGALLLARHQHRPAVVENVLA; encoded by the coding sequence ATGCCTCGCACAAAGTGGCTACCGCTGGGAGCGGTGGTCCTCGTGGTGAACGCGGTGCAATGGGTGGTCGCCGAAGCGATCACCGCGGCCGCCTGGACCAGTCCCCCCTACAGCTACGCCCGGAACTACATCAGCGACCTCGGCGTAGCCGACTGCGGCACCCGGTTCCAGGGCCGCGAACTCTGCTCCCCGGACCATGCGTTGATGAATACGTCGTTCATGCTCGAAGGGATCCTGTTCGCGACCGGTGTGCTGCTGCTGGCCGGGCTGGTCGAGGGGCGTGCGCGTCGAGTGATCATCGCCCTGGCGCTCGCCCACGGGGTGGGCATGGTGCTGATCGGCCTGTTCCACGGCACCGCGGACGGACCCGCCTTCGGAACGGCTCTCCACGTCGGCGGAGCCGGGATCGGCATCCTGTGCGCCAACACGCTGGCGATCCTGGCGGGGGCACTGCGAGGCCTCGGCCTGCCGACGGCGTACCGGATCTTCAGCGTGACGGTTGGCGCCCTGGGCCTGGTGAGCGTGGCGCTCGTGGGCGTCTCGGTGAGTACCGCCGGGGCGTTCGAGCGCGGCAGTGTCTACTCCTGGCTGCTGTGGAGCGTCGTGACCGGCGCCCTGCTCCTGGCCAGGCACCAGCACCGCCCCGCCGTGGTGGAGAATGTCTTGGCGTGA
- a CDS encoding TetR/AcrR family transcriptional regulator, whose translation MTRETQRPLRADAERNRRLIMETADRMFAQRGSAVTLNEIAREAGVGVATVYRRFPDLQTLIDALFTERFTTFLELAAEAEGQPRPGQALRHYLLAAAQWRAGDRALDVILANASMDARPIAQMRDDLGRHVDGLVEAAVAAGAVREDFASSDVYAFLHMIGAIADRTEDIAPEAWRRYAEALLMGFGLERGPAAHTSAMTDAQILRTWPTAPAQSQGDAG comes from the coding sequence GTGACCCGGGAAACGCAACGCCCGCTGCGAGCGGACGCCGAACGAAACCGTCGGCTGATCATGGAAACGGCCGACCGGATGTTCGCGCAGCGCGGGTCCGCCGTCACCCTCAATGAGATCGCCCGCGAGGCCGGAGTCGGCGTCGCCACGGTCTATCGGCGCTTCCCCGACCTGCAGACGTTGATCGACGCCCTGTTCACCGAGCGGTTCACCACGTTCCTGGAGCTCGCGGCAGAGGCCGAGGGGCAACCGCGCCCGGGACAGGCGCTGCGCCACTACCTGCTCGCGGCGGCCCAGTGGCGGGCCGGGGACCGGGCCCTCGATGTCATCCTCGCCAACGCGAGCATGGACGCGAGGCCCATCGCCCAGATGCGCGACGACCTCGGCCGCCACGTGGACGGCCTGGTGGAAGCCGCGGTGGCCGCGGGCGCCGTCCGCGAGGACTTCGCCAGCTCCGACGTGTACGCCTTCCTGCACATGATCGGCGCCATCGCGGACCGTACCGAGGACATCGCCCCCGAGGCCTGGCGACGCTACGCAGAGGCGCTGTTGATGGGCTTCGGCCTGGAGCGGGGCCCCGCGGCGCATACGTCCGCGATGACCGACGCCCAGATTCTCCGGACCTGGCCCACGGCTCCCGCGCAGTCGCAGGGCGACGCGGGGTAG
- a CDS encoding LacI family DNA-binding transcriptional regulator: MTTRRPPTLDEVALRAGVSVGTVSRVINNRQHVSKKARQAVESAVAELGYVPNVAARSLASQRRGAVVLAISSDDPALFANLFFAEVITGVNAVIEETDLELLLVLAASERGRARLARILKSRGADGVMLLALRENDPLAKVAEAGGVPVVHGGRPLDRAPRWYVDADNRGGARQAVEYLISTGRRAIATVTGPQDMHAGVSRYLGFREAVALAGLKDHRVVHADFSEAGGAAATARLLDEHPDLDAVFVASDAMAAGALRVLRERGRTVPEDVAVVGFNDILTARHTQPALTTIHQPIVALGSEMTRMLVRVLGGEEPTPLILPTDLVIRESA, translated from the coding sequence ATGACGACCAGACGGCCACCGACGCTCGACGAGGTGGCGCTGCGCGCCGGGGTGTCCGTCGGAACCGTCTCGCGGGTGATCAACAACCGTCAGCACGTCAGCAAGAAGGCGCGGCAGGCGGTGGAGAGTGCCGTGGCGGAGCTGGGCTACGTGCCCAACGTGGCGGCCCGTTCGCTCGCCTCGCAGCGGCGCGGCGCGGTGGTGCTGGCGATCTCCAGCGACGACCCCGCGCTGTTCGCCAACCTCTTCTTCGCCGAGGTGATCACCGGGGTCAACGCGGTCATCGAGGAGACGGACCTCGAACTGCTGCTGGTCCTGGCCGCCTCCGAGCGGGGCCGGGCCCGGCTCGCCCGCATCCTCAAGTCCCGGGGCGCGGACGGCGTCATGCTGCTGGCCCTGCGCGAGAACGACCCGCTGGCGAAGGTGGCCGAGGCCGGGGGCGTCCCCGTCGTGCACGGAGGCCGCCCCCTGGACCGGGCCCCGCGCTGGTACGTGGACGCCGACAACCGGGGCGGGGCCCGCCAGGCCGTGGAGTACCTGATCTCCACAGGTCGCCGCGCCATCGCCACCGTCACCGGCCCGCAGGACATGCATGCGGGTGTCTCCCGCTATCTGGGCTTCCGCGAGGCGGTCGCCCTGGCCGGACTGAAGGACCACCGGGTGGTCCACGCCGACTTCAGCGAGGCGGGGGGCGCCGCGGCGACTGCCCGCCTCCTCGACGAACACCCGGACCTGGACGCGGTGTTCGTCGCCTCGGACGCCATGGCGGCCGGTGCCCTGCGCGTCCTGCGCGAGCGCGGCCGTACCGTCCCCGAGGACGTCGCGGTCGTCGGGTTCAACGACATCCTCACCGCCCGGCACACCCAGCCCGCCCTGACGACGATCCACCAGCCCATCGTGGCCCTCGGCAGCGAGATGACCCGCATGCTGGTGCGCGTGCTGGGCGGCGAAGAGCCGACGCCCCTCATCCTGCCGACGGACCTGGTGATCAGGGAATCCGCATAG
- a CDS encoding GH1 family beta-glucosidase yields the protein MSTFDPGFLWGAATSSYQIEGAVAEDGRGPSIWDTFAATPGAIQNGDTGAVAADHYHRFPGDVALMAGLGLRAYRFSLAWPRIQPTGSGPVNQRGLDFYRRLTDTLLDQGIQPWPTLYHWDLPQPLEDSGGWPARDTAVRFAEYAALVHEALGDRIAHWTTLNEPWCSAFLGYATGRHAPGRREPAAAVRAAHHLLLGHGLASEAIRGAAQVGITLNLTHVSPLHDTPADLDAARRIDGMQNRLFLDPLLLGAYPDDVLDDLHEVTGFGHIHDGDLKRIGAPMDYLGVNYYSPMLVAGGSTPTESAYVGSPLVRIADGGRPRTAMGWEIDEKGLLDLLLRLRDDYPAAPPLYITENGAAFDDLVQQGEVHDADRIAYLNGHLRSCAQAIDRGVPLKGYFVWSLLDNFEWSFGYTPRFGIVHVDYATQHRTPKDSARWYAEVIRRGGL from the coding sequence GTGAGCACGTTCGATCCCGGCTTCCTGTGGGGCGCCGCCACTTCGAGCTACCAGATCGAGGGCGCGGTCGCCGAGGACGGCCGGGGTCCCTCCATCTGGGACACGTTCGCGGCCACTCCGGGCGCCATCCAGAACGGTGACACCGGAGCCGTCGCGGCCGACCACTACCACCGCTTCCCCGGAGACGTGGCGCTGATGGCCGGACTCGGCCTGCGCGCCTACCGCTTCTCCCTCGCCTGGCCCCGGATCCAGCCCACCGGCTCCGGGCCGGTCAACCAGCGCGGCCTCGACTTCTACCGCCGCCTCACCGACACCCTCCTCGACCAGGGCATCCAGCCCTGGCCCACCCTCTACCACTGGGACCTGCCCCAGCCACTGGAGGACAGCGGCGGCTGGCCCGCCCGGGACACCGCCGTGCGGTTCGCCGAATACGCCGCCCTCGTCCACGAGGCGCTGGGCGATCGCATCGCCCACTGGACCACCCTCAACGAGCCGTGGTGCTCGGCCTTCCTCGGCTACGCCACGGGCCGCCACGCCCCCGGCCGCCGCGAACCCGCCGCCGCCGTACGCGCCGCCCACCACCTGCTGCTCGGGCACGGCCTGGCCTCGGAGGCGATACGGGGCGCTGCCCAGGTCGGCATCACGCTCAACCTCACCCACGTCTCGCCGCTCCACGACACCCCCGCCGACCTGGATGCGGCCCGCCGCATCGACGGCATGCAGAACCGCCTCTTCCTGGACCCGCTGCTGCTCGGCGCCTACCCCGACGACGTCCTCGACGACCTCCACGAGGTCACCGGCTTCGGGCACATCCACGACGGTGACCTGAAGAGGATCGGGGCTCCGATGGACTACCTCGGCGTCAACTACTACTCACCGATGCTGGTCGCCGGCGGCTCGACGCCGACCGAATCCGCCTATGTGGGCTCGCCGTTGGTCCGTATCGCCGACGGCGGCCGACCGAGGACCGCGATGGGCTGGGAGATCGACGAGAAGGGACTCCTCGATCTCCTCCTGCGACTCAGGGACGACTACCCGGCCGCACCTCCCCTGTACATCACGGAGAACGGCGCCGCCTTCGACGACCTGGTGCAACAGGGCGAGGTGCATGACGCGGACCGGATCGCCTACCTGAACGGCCATCTCCGCTCCTGCGCACAGGCGATCGACCGTGGCGTGCCGCTCAAGGGCTACTTCGTGTGGTCGTTGCTGGACAACTTCGAGTGGTCTTTCGGCTACACGCCCCGCTTCGGCATCGTTCACGTCGACTACGCGACCCAGCACCGCACGCCAAAGGACAGCGCCCGCTGGTACGCGGAGGTCATCCGGCGCGGCGGCCTGTGA